TTCATAATGGACGTGGCATGCTCCAGACCTTAGTCGTCACCCTGCGCGAGGGAGTGGAAGCCGCCCTCATCGTGGGCATCACGCTGGCCTACCTGGCCAAGATCGGCCGGCCGGAGCTGCGCCGCGTGGTGTACGTGGCCCTGGGGGCGGCGCTGACGGCCAGCGTGG
Above is a window of Terriglobales bacterium DNA encoding:
- a CDS encoding FTR1 family protein; translation: MLQTLVVTLREGVEAALIVGITLAYLAKIGRPELRRVVYVALGAALTASVAGAVILSRTGFNQDVFEGWVMLIAAFFVATMIWFMARAARTLK